Proteins encoded in a region of the Actinomycetota bacterium genome:
- a CDS encoding cytochrome c biogenesis protein ResB has protein sequence MASRIRRLLTSRRLAVGLLATMAAWSAVAMSVPQASLDAAAASAWTASHPTLSAVARLLGLDSAFSSPLFGLALGILLVSTLTCAWERTRISLRGWRSAGTLSPGGLKRLQRNPELVVTIAPGTTVEQALSSAEDVARTLRLRVRRGPTLLEGSAGRVGLLGSPVFHWSLALLIAVIVAGRLTRAEGMVGVPVGERVLDAASSYRSLDAGPLYPGHSGLGITVDEVQESYSPDGLNLGVAVEVALWDGEREVARQLVYANHPLRYGTLMVHASDWGLAPSFSLEDSRGIETARSSALVDFLPGDSVRTDVSGFDITDSSGESRFGVDVSVPLDAEEPSVEITVTDLVTSDVPGAATLGVGEAFELPDGEKLRLAAVPRYGRLSVADDWSVVPIYALFAFATVGLSLAILTPHRRVRILAVEAEGRVSLHVVVQHDRGSAVFREEALDAFGRVGANGGRIRPSGGVTQSDERRNQPKG, from the coding sequence ATGGCGAGCCGCATCCGGCGATTGCTCACGTCGCGCCGCCTCGCCGTGGGGCTGCTCGCGACGATGGCCGCTTGGTCGGCGGTCGCGATGTCAGTACCGCAGGCATCCCTCGACGCGGCTGCAGCCTCGGCGTGGACGGCCTCACACCCGACACTCAGCGCCGTCGCGCGGCTGTTGGGGCTGGATAGCGCGTTCTCATCACCGCTCTTCGGTCTGGCGTTGGGAATCCTGCTCGTCAGCACGCTCACGTGCGCATGGGAGCGCACGCGAATCTCGCTTCGCGGTTGGCGTAGCGCCGGCACACTCTCTCCTGGTGGACTGAAGCGCCTGCAGCGGAACCCCGAGCTTGTCGTCACCATAGCTCCCGGTACCACCGTCGAGCAGGCTCTCAGCTCCGCCGAGGACGTGGCGCGCACTCTGCGCCTCAGGGTGCGCCGCGGCCCGACCCTGCTCGAAGGCTCGGCGGGCCGGGTGGGGCTCCTTGGCAGTCCGGTGTTTCACTGGTCGCTTGCGCTGCTGATCGCCGTGATCGTCGCAGGGCGGCTGACCAGGGCCGAGGGCATGGTCGGTGTGCCCGTAGGGGAGCGCGTGTTGGATGCGGCTTCGTCGTACCGCTCGCTCGACGCAGGGCCGCTCTACCCGGGGCATTCGGGGCTCGGGATCACCGTCGACGAAGTGCAGGAGTCGTACAGCCCCGATGGGCTGAACCTCGGGGTTGCCGTCGAAGTGGCGCTGTGGGACGGAGAGCGGGAGGTTGCGCGCCAACTTGTCTACGCCAACCACCCGCTCAGGTACGGCACTCTCATGGTGCATGCGAGCGACTGGGGGCTGGCACCGTCGTTCTCTCTCGAGGACTCGCGCGGAATCGAGACGGCGAGATCGTCCGCACTGGTCGACTTCCTGCCGGGTGACTCCGTCCGCACCGATGTGAGCGGCTTCGACATAACCGACAGTTCGGGGGAGTCGCGGTTTGGCGTCGACGTGAGCGTGCCGCTCGACGCCGAGGAGCCCTCGGTCGAGATCACGGTCACGGATCTGGTCACCTCCGATGTGCCGGGTGCGGCGACGCTGGGCGTGGGGGAGGCCTTCGAGCTGCCGGACGGCGAGAAGTTGCGGCTCGCTGCGGTGCCTCGCTACGGGCGGCTATCCGTCGCCGACGACTGGAGCGTGGTGCCGATCTACGCGTTGTTCGCGTTCGCCACGGTCGGGCTCTCCTTGGCGATTCTCACGCCGCATAGGCGGGTGCGGATTCTGGCTGTGGAGGCCGAGGGGCGGGTCTCGCTCCATGTCGTTGTGCAGCACGATCGGGGGAGCGCGGTCTTTCGCGAGGAGGCGCTTGATGCGTTCGGGAGGGTGGGTGCGAATGGGGGGCGAATCAGGCCCAGCGGCGGGGTCACCCAGTCGGATGAGCGACGAAATCAGCCGAAAGGGTGA